The Candidatus Binataceae bacterium nucleotide sequence CGCACCGAAGCCCTCGCGCATCGCCCTCGGAATGATATCGACCATCTCCGTATTGATAATCCCCGGATGGACCGAATTCACCCGGATTTGCTCCGGACCATATTGCACCGCCGCGGCCTTGGTCAGCAGCCGCACCGCGCCCTTGGTCCCGTGATAGGCGGTCGAGCCCGTCGACCCGGTCAGTCCCGCCACCGACGAGATATTGACGATCGCGCCGCCGCCGCGCTTGCGCATCGCCGCGACGCATTCCTTCATGCCGAGCCAGACGCCCTTCTGGTTTATATTGACGATCGAGTCCCACAGCTCTTCGCTGGTCTCCTCGAGCCCCGACATATTAAAAATCCCGGCATTGTTGATCAGGATGTCGAGTCCTCCGAACGTGCTCGCGCAGGCGTCGACCGCGCCGCGCCAATCGGCCGCTCGCGTCACATCCAGATGGACCGCCTTGACCTGCTTGCCGCCCGCCTGGCCGTTGATCTCGTCCGCGGTCGCGCCGCAGAGATCATCGCGCACGTCACCAATCACGACCTTCGCGCCCTCGCGCACGAACAGCCGCGCCTCCGCCGCCCCCTGCCCGCGCGCCCCGCCCGAAATCAGCGCCACCTTATTTTTGAGCCGATCCATCACTGCGCCTCCTGCCGGCGAAGGCTCTAGGCTTCGCCTTCGCCCTTCCATAGCAGAGCGCGGCGGCGAAACAAATGTTTCGCCGCCGCGCTTGCCCGAGGATCGAATTTCGCGACAGGAATTACGCGTAAAAAATTACGCGACAGACTTTTCCGGATCGTCAGAATGCTCCGAACCACCCTCCGCCTCGCCAGCCTCCCGAGTCACAACCTTCGCCATGCCGCTCGAACGAGCGGCCGTAGCGAAGGTTGATCGCGCCGCGCGAAATCTGATAGCCCAGCCCGTGCAGCCACCCAAAACAGCTCGTCTCCCGACCCTCGCCGGCGCGCGCCCCGCGCGCCGACTGAAATATTTCACCCTTTCCGCCTCACCCGGATTCAGCGAGACTGCCTCACGCGCCGCGAGGGCGCTGCCGCGAACCCGCCCGCTCTCCCACCATGACCCCTGCCTCGAACCCAGCCCCTCCCCCGCGCGGCGCGCAGCCCCCGGCTGCGCCGCCGCCCCTCTCTCCGAGTCCGGCGCAACGCTGCGCCGCCGCGTCCACGCCTCCCGCCCGCGCGGAGTAACTCTGATGGGCGTTCGCTCCACCGTCATTACCCAGCTTCCCCGCGCCACCCGCCTCGAACTCGAACAGCGCCTCGTCGACAACGGCTTCACCGATTATGACGGCCTGACCAGGTGGCTCAACGAACTCGGCTTCCGCCTCTCGCGCGGCGCCGTCAATCGTTACGGCAGGAAGTTCGCCCGGCAAATGGAGCTGCGGGCGGCCGCCACCGATCACGCCGACACCCTCGCCGCAGCCGCCGCCGGCGACGATGGCGCGGTGACCGAGGCCCTCGTCAGCCTGGTGCAGCGCCGCCTCCTCACGATGCTGATCGACACCGACGAACCGATCAAACATAGCGATCTCGCGCGTCTCGCCCGCACTATCGGCGATCTCAGCCGCACTACCATCGCCCACCAGCGCTGGCTCGCCGAGGCCCAGGACCGCCTCGAGCTTCAGCGCCGCGCCGCTGCCGGCGAAGTCGCGGCGCTCGAGCGCAGCGGCGGCCTCACCCCCGAGACCGCCGAGCGGATGCGCGCTGCCCTCCTCGGCATCGACCCGTTCGACACTACCCCAGCAGCCGAAAGTTAGGCCGCTCCCCGCGAACCTCCCCCCGGCGCGCCCGCGCACCTCTCAACAATTTACGCCGTGTGCTCGCGAAACATCTCGCCCTGCCGCGGCAAAGCGGTAGCTCTGGGTAAGAGCCCGGCGATTGCGTCGGCCCTCACGTTCCCCAGCTCTTTCGGCTCCATTTTGTAAAGTCCGCCACCGTAAACCCGTCCCTCTCCCAAAAGAGTTTCGGCTGGAATCGAATCAAGGAACTCCCACATCTGCCGAGCGAGCCCAGGATCCTTCTCCATGGCCGTTACGAGCGCTGGAACTGGATAGAGCAACAAATATACATTCGCGGCAGTCGCCCTTGACCAGTTCAAGATGAATCGAAACGGCTTTTTTCGCTTGCATAGATTCCGGCCCATGTAGGTGCAAACGAATGGTGCAGGCGGACGGCGTTCTTGAGCATACCAAGGATTTCTGCGGCTGCAGAGATAAGTCTCCGACACTGTTGGTCTGCCGGTCTCGAGATACGACCAAAGTTGCGGAAACTCTCTCAAAACGACGTCTTCTGGTAACCGGCAATCAAGCAGGAACTGTTGCTTTTCAACCTTTGGCGTTCCGTCGGTCTCTGCCTCGATTATGTCCGAATGCAAATATCGTGGCCCGGGCAAAATCGGCGTGAAGAACTGGCGGGGCAGCCCGCGCGCTTCGATTTCTGCGCGGGAAAGAATGAAAAACCGGTTGTCACCGGTCGCAAGGCCGCGTTTGACGTAGAAAAAGTCGCGCAGCCGAAACCCCTCCGCCGCCTTGCGCACGTCGCCTGCGGCTAAGCCCGTCCATTTCCGGGCGCCCTGCAAGACCGCGCCTGAGACCTTCCGAGAATACGTGGGCCGGCACAGCGTGCCGCCGTAACTCAGTTCCACCCGATGATCGCGATCCGGCCGGCGATGCCT carries:
- a CDS encoding phage protein Gp27 family protein, with amino-acid sequence MGVRSTVITQLPRATRLELEQRLVDNGFTDYDGLTRWLNELGFRLSRGAVNRYGRKFARQMELRAAATDHADTLAAAAAGDDGAVTEALVSLVQRRLLTMLIDTDEPIKHSDLARLARTIGDLSRTTIAHQRWLAEAQDRLELQRRAAAGEVAALERSGGLTPETAERMRAALLGIDPFDTTPAAES
- a CDS encoding N-6 DNA methylase, which produces MDTVTAIEKRRVAMQKRLDANKTQTARNRLGQFATPALLASDILVYAGKLLAEKQPVRFLDPALGTGSFYAALLQHLPSSRVSAAYGIEIDAHYANAARELWRDRGLEVELGDFTMLKPPPANERFNLVICNPPYVRHHHMSVQEKVRLQSATFGACHVRMAGLAGLYCHFLGLAHAWMADGAIAGWLIPSEFMDVNYGGPVKRYLLNEVQLLRIHHFDPKDLQFGDALVSSAVVWLRHRRPDRDHRVELSYGGTLCRPTYSRKVSGAVLQGARKWTGLAAGDVRKAAEGFRLRDFFYVKRGLATGDNRFFILSRAEIEARGLPRQFFTPILPGPRYLHSDIIEAETDGTPKVEKQQFLLDCRLPEDVVLREFPQLWSYLETGRPTVSETYLCSRRNPWYAQERRPPAPFVCTYMGRNLCKRKKPFRFILNWSRATAANVYLLLYPVPALVTAMEKDPGLARQMWEFLDSIPAETLLGEGRVYGGGLYKMEPKELGNVRADAIAGLLPRATALPRQGEMFREHTA
- a CDS encoding glucose 1-dehydrogenase — its product is MDRLKNKVALISGGARGQGAAEARLFVREGAKVVIGDVRDDLCGATADEINGQAGGKQVKAVHLDVTRAADWRGAVDACASTFGGLDILINNAGIFNMSGLEETSEELWDSIVNINQKGVWLGMKECVAAMRKRGGGAIVNISSVAGLTGSTGSTAYHGTKGAVRLLTKAAAVQYGPEQIRVNSVHPGIINTEMVDIIPRAMREGFGAIVPLRREGTAEDVAKLVLFLASDDSSYCTGAEFVVDGGLTAI